agggcaaaaataattttattccataagtgccttcctcCCTATATATTTAACTCAACTAAATAAAAGTACGACAGTCAATGTAGATCGAAAACTTAcgttgtttcggaaaaaatcaaaaaacttatatttttctaaaatatatgttaatttttgttaatttaaGTTAACTAATTGTTTAAAAACGACAAAAGCTGTTTTGTAGAAACGATTTTAACAATATCGGTGAATTAATATTTCTaccttgatcaaaaatgtttttattttgtttttaattatgctgaatccgatTCTGACGCAACAAATGGAAGATTAAAAAAGCtcaatataacaaaatataacaatcaaccatcataatatatcaaattgtatcaatgttatacgagatatgttaaaaaatatgaatttcgctcaaaagtAAAGTAGGTACTTTtctagttcacaatatttcaagcAGAATGatataattattgtatattaaaacatagttctTATTTAAGAACAACTAAAAATTATagcattataacaattttcgatattgtgaaatattaaggtactttattcttgaacaaaattcatatttttgacgtaCCTTGTAGAAAATTGATAATATTGGaaatctgatggttgcatcttagattttatacCTTACAGAGTATTGTAtgaagaataacattttttcataaaattgataacaaaaaagtttccgaTAGGTTCCaatccaagttacgcagacagaGGTACTGTATCagagctaaaaatttttttttgacatttattataTTTACGCTTGTGATTAAATGTATTTTGGGTAAAAACGTTCTGatgactttgtataaacatttttttaactgatatttttcggtggtttcattacattttttatctttcttaattttctcaaaaagaagttgtttattttatttttaaagtaaaataatttagtgcattttaaaaattacattggataagctttaaaaaacacctataaaattgtaatatatccGTTTACACTTAGTAATATCCCAGTGGTATTTATTCTGTAAAACTACAAAGTATTCCAAATTACATTTCTTAAGACGTCGTAATGTTTCATTTAGTACGATGTTTGAAAAGTATGTTGTGCAAATTTAAGAGTTTTATAGGTAAAATCGTAATAGTACCATATATTTCTAAatcaatttttaaacaaaactcttGTAAGTCCCACTTTCCGCCCACATTGTACTTAtgccaatgtttgtgagagggatgacttagcgttataaataaaaagttatagaagctgtagatttaattttcgaaaaatctttatataagttttttttgtgtaaaattttctaatttttcaatggtcaagtcagttttttccaaaatttatattttcgtaggtatttaaaaaacaactaatttcgcagGTAATTTGtttaatgaaaaattaagcacccacttttgaaatagaactttttaatatgttgtttattatacatttcttaatgaatctataaaaagttctatcttgtctAATTTTTTCCGTAAGTAAAAACTCCTATGACTCCACTAACGGTGGAGTTTATCGGAAAAATAAAGTGGGACACATTTTTTAAGGTAAAATTAGATATTTATGTAGTTTCAGAATTTTCTATTGTTGACTGGGTCCGGGGTAGTATTAACCATATAAGTGttgattaaatttaattaaaattaaataaatctgaataaaattaaacaaaattaaataaaatcaaataaaaaatatataattaaagaaaattaaataaaatcattaaaattaaataaaatttacatagaattatataaaatgaagtaaaattaaataaatttcaataaaattaaatattaaaatcaattttaaatGTTAAATCTTCATAATGTATTAAGCTAAGGATTATTTAGTTAAAATATGTCCAATTGTCCAATTATTGATCAAACACCCAGTATATCGAGAAATTATTTTAGCCTGAATCTAGTAATCAGCAAAATGTTACTGAAGAGCAGCCATCTACTTCTCATACTCCTAAGGGAGGAGTAATTATTAGTCAAAATGTTGACGTTGGCCGTGTTAGTAAAAAGATTAACACTTCTCAGAGTAATATTATTGTTGACACTAATGATGCCGAGCCCAATGATGCCGAGCCCAATGATGCCGAGTCCGCACCAATTGTTGACAAATTTCTATTGAGTTTGAAAAGGAAAGCTGATTTTGTAGATACACCTTCAAAAAGAATATGCAAGTTTATTCCAGCGTGGCTAACCGATAACGAGTTTCGCGGGTGGCTTAATAAATCAAATAAGCCAGATGATAAACACGGCAATGAATACGCATTTTGTAAAGTTTGTAAATCAAATTTGGTGGCTCATAAGGCTGTGTTACTTAGACATATGAGAACGGAAAAACACAAAGAGAATTTTAGTGCGGTATccagtaatataaaaataaaggaCATGTGTGTAAAACAAACCTGTGAAAATAATTTAGTTAAAAGAGCAGAACTAAAATTATGTAGTCTTTTGGCTACAAAGGACTTACCGTTCTTATTAATGGACACTGTATGTCCACTACTTAAAGATATTTTTCCAGATTCTAAGATAGCTCAACAATTAACCGTTAAAAGGACTAAAGCAACTCAAATAGTCGTTGAATGTTTGGGTGACAATTTTCTGAAAGAATTATATGAAAAGTTAAGAGTACCTGGAATGTTTTTTTCATTGATTATGGATGAAACTACAGATATATCGGTAAAAAAACAGTGTGCATTTACTGCAATATTTTTTGATGAAAATTCCAACTCATTACAAAcaacattttttgacattttagaaAATACTGGGGGCACTGCAGTTGAATTATATTCAACTTTAAAAGACATAATATTTTCCAAAGGTATTCCTATATCTAATTTTGTTGGATTTTCGTCGGACACACCTAATGTAATGGTAGGGCCACACAATTCagttttttcccatctaaaacaAGAATTTCCTGATATAGTTTGTGTTAAATGCTCTTGTCACATGGCACATTTAGCAACTTCAAAGGCATGCTTGAAACTTCCCAAGCACATTGAGGACTTACTAAGAAATATAGGAAGCCATTTCAATAGAAGTGCTTGTCGAAGAGCCAAATTTCGggaatttcaggaattttttaagGTTGACATTCACAAAATTCTATCACCTGCTAAGACCAGGTGGCTTTCACTAAAAGCAGTTGTGGACAGGGTTCTAGAGCAGTACGAACCATTACGTGCATATTTCAAGGAGAGTGTTTCTGAAGATCCTTCACATGTAACGGAAACTATGTTGGAAACTCTTAATCACCCTCttactgaagtgtatttaaagtTTATGTCTTATGTTCTAGAGCTCATGACGGATTTCAATATTTTATTCCAATCCGAAAAACCACTTTTATATAGGGTTAAGCCCGAAACTGAAAATTTATTGAAGATTTTATGTTCCAATTATATGAATATTGTTCATATAAAAAAATGTGCAGAAATCCTGAAAATTGTTCACGACAATCCAGACAATTTTCTTCCATTAGAGCAAATTTATATAGGAATTTCTGCTTTCGACAGTTTGCAACATTTGCGATCGGATAAAGACACAAATTTAGAACAAGCAGactttgataatttttttaaatcaatattatCCTTTTATATTGAACTAGTTGCTAATATCAAAGATCGGTTTAAATTTGAGGACCCGGTTTTTACTACCTTAGAGCTGTTAGATCCGAAGGTGGCCCaatcattccaaacaaaatctttaaaaaacatATTAGATAGGTTTCCAGTTCTAAATAACTTTGTCAATGCACAATCTTTGGATAACGAGTGGAGAAAACATGCACTCTTAGATTTTGATAGTTTAGACATTAATTCCAATACCGAGTGTGATATATACTGGTCtcagatttttaaattaaaaaatgaagccAACATATCTTTGtttccaaatttaaaaaaagtattttcattGTTATTCGTTCTACCATTTTCAAACGCTGCGGTAGAAAGGGTTTTTAGTAATTTATTCAATATAAAAACAGATAAGAGAAATCTTTTAGATACATCTACAATTAGGGCTTTATTGGCGACAAAAGATGGTATCGGTAATACAGGCTGTGTAAAATTTACACCTTCAAAAAAAATGTTAGGATGTAACATATGGCAAAATAGTAAATGAGAATTTTGTACTTTattaaattatgttttttgtaTGTGTTGGATTACGTACTTACATGTTTaggtttttaatgttttaatgtccCACTGGCatattatttgataaataatgaaATGATTTaaaagtcagttaaatatgatatatttCTGTTATTAGTTAGTaacaaccaaaaaagttaagttttccataaagtgggggactttttattttttactttaattttccatttccaacaattgttttttccgattatagtgctAGCTGacaactctgccatgtaaggtcatacctacaaattttccaaccaatatggttgatgtcatgtaatgccaggggttaatctggaaatatttttaacatcctttaaaatcgcataatataatgtaaccttaactgtttaaaaacaactcaagggtttttacccgtatatttttGTGGCTTAAAGCATGTTAATCTGTGAatacactgatgatggaatattgattccgaaaacgttttgttgtgatatacccctttttagggattttaaatatacctctGATTTTTTAATCAACTTAAATTCCCCAAACCTAAACTAATTAcctacacagaaatcagttaaaaaattaatgcactgccttaattgtAGTTATAGtagttatatatatatttttaaacaattttgaataaaaattctaGGAGAGTTGGTCACGGATTTCCACcatacttcattcgacgtatcttgatgagattgctaaatccttattggttaattgatgtttattaagaataaaattgtaaaataaaacaattaataatttaataaataataaataatttaatttctattcgatagataattaagaataatatcacctgtcttacaggttatatatgtgtctacactttaaccacagatgtacacaaaatatatgtataacgttactcagaataaGGTAATCATTTGTAGAATACCAAATGTAAAGTTCAAAAGATtttccagatttctcggacatgagatgtagttaaatcggttctttttttgtaaagttctatcaaatctaatatcttaaacaaaaccatttcatcaaaacatgttatacctaattatatttatgatttttttgaggaatgtaatggtaTGTACTATGCataaaagaactttccggcacagaaacgtcacttttctgcacactactgtcagttattctgtgagaaaatgTTAAGTTTGTttacataaaattgtgcagaaaaatgcatttggaatattggttgtagaaaaatctacttacttgaaactagtaatatctagatatctactaattaactcaaaaatccttcaaattttttgcctataacaATTATAtagtcgggcattaacgttgaacgcaccacgtgtattatggataataactttgataccttaataactacaagactgtcaaatacatttctattgttttagttgtaataaatctttagttgttaaaagagcgtaagcgcaaaatttcggaccaataatctttaaacgtattcatttttttagaatcctgagaaaactaataagtatttttgaaaaatttgaacgcagaattaaagattacattattaccgagggcttagagtcccttagaataaacaaaatgtttcttttgaatgagatatttgaaattaaaaatcacactcaatattctcttttccttttacccatgtaacatattagaataaaaattatagaagtcttcagggactttaggccctcggtaataatgtaatctttcattctgcgtttaaatttttaaataatacttattagctttctcaggactcgaaaaaaataatgcattttaaaagcattgaccagaaattttgcgcctatgctattaatgtagctgtagtttattttgtattgatttatttattatttatttttccagtacctagttttaggtagttattacgttttaataaaataatatttaaaagtgtttttttttaattaaataattataataaattaatataacgatccaaataatgaaatatttagatttatttattaatttagaatttaacacttacgataatgcaaagta
The window above is part of the Diabrotica virgifera virgifera chromosome 2, PGI_DIABVI_V3a genome. Proteins encoded here:
- the LOC126879873 gene encoding uncharacterized protein LOC126879873, with translation MDKWLIKSVKTKSNNEKNIAEKQPSTSRHASEQQPESSNQQNVTEEQPSTSHTPKGGVIISQNVDVGRVSKKINTSQSNIIVDTNDAEPNDAEPNDAESAPIVDKFLLSLKRKADFVDTPSKRICKFIPAWLTDNEFRGWLNKSNKPDDKHGNEYAFCKVCKSNLVAHKAVLLRHMRTEKHKENFSAVSSNIKIKDMCVKQTCENNLVKRAELKLCSLLATKDLPFLLMDTVCPLLKDIFPDSKIAQQLTVKRTKATQIVVECLGDNFLKELYEKLRVPGMFFSLIMDETTDISVKKQCAFTAIFFDENSNSLQTTFFDILENTGGTAVELYSTLKDIIFSKGIPISNFVGFSSDTPNVMVGPHNSVFSHLKQEFPDIVCVKCSCHMAHLATSKACLKLPKHIEDLLRNIGSHFNRSACRRAKFREFQEFFKVDIHKILSPAKTRWLSLKAVVDRVLEQYEPLRAYFKESVSEDPSHVTETMLETLNHPLTEVYLKFMSYVLELMTDFNILFQSEKPLLYRVKPETENLLKILCSNYMNIVHIKKCAEILKIVHDNPDNFLPLEQIYIGISAFDSLQHLRSDKDTNLEQADFDNFFKSILSFYIELVANIKDRFKFEDPVFTTLELLDPKVAQSFQTKSLKNILDRFPVLNNFVNAQSLDNEWRKHALLDFDSLDINSNTECDIYWSQIFKLKNEANISLFPNLKKVFSLLFVLPFSNAAVERVFSNLFNIKTDKRNLLDTSTIRALLATKDGIGNTGCVKFTPSKKMLGCNIWQNSK